One window from the genome of Gimesia aquarii encodes:
- a CDS encoding M56 family metallopeptidase: MIEHSLAIRLVQTLAHSLWIGALAAVIVWSVCRFVAQTSNTRYALWLAALLIVVVSLPATFFILPGKVDSTINTESLTQQNNLTMSSVTSTQQVENTQLVPEIKSEQAESESLISLANTMAQPPIEEKAAIKFTWAEWLVAGWLLGMIVMCGRLIVLLNRGRNLRRLSSAIDDARVLQIFQQTTERLQLKKIPVIAWSAEITVPAVVGFVRPVVLLPLTVSTGLTSAQLTAMILHELMHLKRRDPWVNLIQLLTELVCFYNPAIWVISRNIRNEREYCCDDAVLQLGEVDAVDYADALVVVAESAQHSKSVPPTILGAALKRVSGLKKRIDRIFGQPAASQPLFSGNLLIAVVVLMIAIVGLVASGDTAPTEPETLATAVDESERSRFLKMLNDSDPFIRQTALNALSEQADTTLVPQAIKMLKDSDSSVRYIAASILHEQANPALVPQLIKMLKDPDVFIRTTAAKALSKLEDNRAVQPLIDVLNAAQDQNELSTTIHALAMIRDERAIDPVAKAILENPTLTVRSIREVTRFDDVRIRDALFAMLSTEDGLDFKYIHMLADMDERRLIPLLLRKLDDPKTRNFRSAVNVLGRLKATEAVEPLLRLLTTITKRDRFSDVPDLTSAIFALSDIGDERAIEPLLDLLQREQNNKILRSLCHALVEFGEQRALPQIEKLRTHKDRRLRNTAEYAVYDIKLGANRARRKSGASKALAMARESLNNADEKLVRAAIRYIARHAEDQRTVNLGPLTQHKNDVIRKAALTALLSDESDQATEILAASIATNDTDHQAAIFALAKRGDKRAFPMLVELTQDSNKYTQRAAAEHLLFFGREANPALCRLLESSDPSTRRAAISSLYKVADESSLDALLVYVAIEERDDAVGRVITALGRINHPRSIAYLKSVLDDPLQQHSLNAARSLVRLGWKPATKEERIRYLVASGKLQDELVPRTQMVDSHTIGEFQMNVPIQTDLSAGTSEYPNMVYIGSIEFRENGNKLTATLRESSNSSPRTTFRLVVRLLDKGGIQIGESQRDIATSGISLFGVILQSGFEPMQLELGSFDTKRIDRFELSLKEVPRKFPVDTTITPPVELKFPSDQRLSLNLSAKRGNHSVLHYDSVTFKKDKPDTRGRPIFSGQVSVNNAGGLNADWRMWMIALDAENNVIGRGSHNLTTKLPEDAESKQESVTVPLKVWGDVSTIKKLRAGVRLTEVRTGVKGNRVTESVSHSIPKSAKPLILDDGTAESRRSIAASGHAVRFHRPASQRYLEAVQIFAARYGTRKPPKADFYVYVLDGNQKLITELTFPYSTIERGDLKWHTLRTPSIELPDDFHIAVAFNPHRTKGVYLGLDDSPSKTSSFTGLPNDGFTALDKSQIWMVRPFIAPKATADLGTRPLADRPAVSTVNPFAGCIEVHSVAGASAGKQSYGGSGPAIDINVQELVPQDVALHSLRLKGIRLYASRYGSGYDPKKTMLDILVTGKGAKTQWSHSFPFSHFGYREKWIDLVIPDAPLISEFLDQGKLTLGLDPHATQFKGVYFHYIKTTGDESGARGIVPGKRYFDVPNRKWMIRVFLAK, from the coding sequence ATGATTGAACATTCACTCGCAATTCGTTTGGTGCAGACTCTTGCACATTCGCTATGGATCGGTGCACTTGCTGCAGTTATTGTATGGAGTGTCTGTCGATTCGTCGCCCAAACTTCAAATACTAGGTATGCGCTCTGGCTCGCCGCATTGCTGATCGTTGTTGTTTCGTTGCCTGCTACGTTCTTTATATTACCAGGAAAAGTTGATTCGACAATCAATACAGAATCGCTTACGCAACAAAACAATCTGACAATGAGTTCTGTAACATCGACGCAACAGGTGGAAAATACACAACTTGTTCCAGAGATCAAGTCTGAGCAGGCAGAGAGCGAGAGCTTGATTTCACTTGCAAACACAATGGCACAACCTCCAATCGAAGAGAAGGCCGCTATCAAATTCACATGGGCAGAATGGTTGGTTGCTGGTTGGCTATTGGGAATGATTGTCATGTGTGGTCGGCTCATCGTATTACTTAATCGAGGACGAAATTTGCGACGACTTTCATCCGCCATTGATGATGCCCGTGTGTTACAAATATTTCAGCAAACCACGGAACGACTCCAATTGAAAAAAATACCGGTAATTGCATGGTCCGCTGAGATTACAGTTCCTGCCGTCGTTGGTTTTGTACGGCCTGTTGTTTTGCTGCCCTTGACTGTGTCTACGGGACTAACGTCCGCTCAACTCACCGCCATGATATTGCACGAGTTAATGCATCTGAAACGCCGCGATCCTTGGGTCAATTTGATTCAGCTCCTCACCGAATTGGTCTGTTTTTACAATCCTGCCATCTGGGTGATTTCAAGGAATATTCGAAACGAACGCGAATACTGTTGTGACGATGCCGTGTTGCAATTGGGTGAGGTGGATGCGGTCGACTATGCTGATGCACTGGTCGTTGTTGCAGAGAGTGCCCAACATTCGAAGTCGGTTCCACCAACGATTCTCGGAGCAGCGTTAAAGCGTGTTTCAGGACTCAAAAAACGGATTGATCGCATTTTTGGTCAGCCTGCAGCATCACAGCCCCTGTTCTCTGGAAATCTTTTAATCGCTGTCGTTGTTCTGATGATTGCAATTGTTGGTCTTGTCGCCAGCGGTGATACAGCTCCTACGGAACCCGAAACGCTAGCAACAGCAGTGGATGAAAGCGAACGTAGTCGATTTTTAAAAATGCTAAACGACTCTGACCCTTTCATCCGTCAAACAGCATTAAATGCGTTGAGCGAGCAAGCAGATACAACATTGGTTCCTCAAGCGATTAAGATGTTGAAAGACTCAGACTCATCTGTTCGATACATCGCAGCAAGTATATTGCATGAGCAGGCAAATCCAGCGTTGGTTCCGCAACTCATCAAAATGCTGAAAGACCCAGATGTATTTATTCGAACTACTGCAGCAAAAGCGTTGAGCAAACTGGAAGATAACCGCGCCGTACAACCTTTGATTGACGTTTTGAATGCTGCACAAGATCAAAATGAATTAAGCACAACGATTCATGCTCTCGCCATGATTCGAGATGAACGCGCGATCGATCCTGTTGCCAAAGCGATACTCGAGAATCCGACACTTACTGTTCGTTCGATTCGTGAGGTTACCAGATTTGACGATGTGCGCATTCGAGACGCATTGTTTGCGATGCTTTCAACAGAGGATGGGCTTGATTTTAAATATATTCATATGTTGGCAGATATGGACGAACGCCGTCTAATACCACTTCTGTTAAGGAAATTAGACGACCCTAAAACCAGAAATTTTCGATCAGCGGTCAATGTATTAGGACGGCTGAAGGCAACCGAAGCGGTAGAACCTTTACTCAGACTTCTGACAACCATAACGAAGCGTGACCGATTTTCTGATGTTCCTGACCTGACATCAGCAATTTTCGCCTTGTCAGACATTGGTGATGAACGTGCCATTGAACCGTTACTTGATCTGTTACAGCGTGAACAGAACAATAAAATTCTTAGGAGTTTGTGTCATGCGCTGGTGGAGTTCGGCGAACAACGGGCACTGCCACAGATCGAAAAACTGAGAACACATAAAGACCGACGACTACGCAACACCGCCGAATATGCGGTGTACGATATCAAGTTAGGTGCCAATCGCGCACGGCGCAAATCAGGAGCGTCGAAAGCACTGGCAATGGCCCGTGAATCATTGAACAATGCGGATGAAAAACTCGTTAGAGCAGCAATTCGCTATATAGCACGACACGCAGAAGATCAAAGAACGGTAAATCTAGGACCATTGACTCAACATAAAAACGATGTGATTCGTAAAGCCGCACTGACTGCCCTTTTGAGTGATGAATCTGATCAGGCAACCGAGATCCTGGCGGCGTCAATTGCTACAAATGACACAGATCACCAGGCTGCTATATTTGCACTCGCAAAGCGAGGTGACAAACGAGCGTTTCCCATGCTTGTGGAATTGACACAAGATAGTAACAAATATACACAGCGTGCTGCAGCCGAACATCTTCTTTTTTTCGGACGCGAAGCCAACCCAGCGTTGTGCCGACTGTTGGAGTCTTCCGATCCGAGCACACGACGTGCTGCCATTTCTTCGCTTTACAAAGTTGCTGATGAATCTTCTCTCGATGCTCTGTTGGTATATGTCGCCATCGAAGAGAGAGATGATGCCGTTGGCCGCGTGATTACTGCTTTGGGTCGCATCAATCATCCGCGTTCTATCGCCTACCTCAAGTCGGTTCTTGATGATCCTCTCCAACAGCATTCACTTAACGCCGCTCGGTCATTGGTTCGACTTGGCTGGAAGCCTGCCACCAAAGAAGAACGCATTCGCTATCTGGTCGCTTCCGGAAAATTGCAGGATGAATTAGTCCCACGCACGCAAATGGTAGACAGTCACACTATCGGTGAATTCCAAATGAACGTGCCAATTCAAACAGATCTGTCTGCGGGTACATCGGAATATCCAAACATGGTCTATATTGGATCGATTGAATTTCGCGAAAATGGCAATAAGCTGACTGCCACGTTGAGGGAAAGTAGTAACAGTTCGCCGCGAACAACATTTCGGCTGGTCGTACGCCTGCTTGACAAAGGCGGCATTCAGATCGGAGAGTCGCAGAGAGACATTGCTACCTCGGGAATCTCACTCTTTGGTGTGATATTACAATCAGGGTTCGAACCGATGCAGCTTGAATTAGGTTCGTTTGATACAAAGCGAATCGATCGGTTTGAACTGAGTCTCAAAGAAGTTCCTCGTAAATTTCCCGTCGATACGACAATTACCCCACCCGTTGAATTGAAATTTCCCAGCGATCAACGGCTTTCACTCAACCTCAGTGCCAAGCGAGGAAACCATTCAGTACTACATTATGACAGCGTGACTTTCAAAAAAGACAAACCTGATACAAGAGGACGTCCTATCTTCTCTGGTCAAGTTTCCGTCAACAATGCAGGTGGACTCAATGCCGACTGGCGCATGTGGATGATTGCGCTTGATGCAGAAAATAATGTTATCGGTCGAGGCAGTCACAACCTTACAACGAAACTGCCCGAAGATGCGGAATCAAAGCAAGAATCTGTTACAGTTCCTCTCAAAGTTTGGGGCGATGTTTCCACGATTAAGAAGTTGCGTGCAGGGGTTCGATTAACTGAAGTTCGCACTGGAGTGAAAGGAAATCGTGTTACAGAATCCGTTTCGCACAGCATACCCAAATCGGCAAAACCGTTGATACTCGATGATGGAACTGCAGAATCTCGTCGTAGTATTGCCGCGTCCGGCCATGCTGTTCGATTTCATCGACCGGCTTCACAGCGATACCTCGAAGCCGTACAAATCTTCGCGGCACGCTACGGCACTCGTAAGCCACCAAAGGCAGATTTCTATGTCTATGTTCTGGACGGGAATCAGAAACTCATCACCGAACTGACGTTTCCTTATTCGACAATTGAACGAGGTGATCTCAAATGGCATACACTCCGTACGCCATCGATTGAATTACCAGACGACTTCCATATTGCAGTTGCCTTCAATCCACATCGAACGAAGGGTGTCTATCTGGGGCTCGATGACAGTCCTTCTAAAACAAGTTCTTTTACAGGCCTGCCAAATGATGGTTTCACTGCACTCGATAAGAGCCAAATCTGGATGGTCCGTCCATTCATTGCACCTAAAGCAACCGCGGATCTTGGAACACGCCCTCTGGCCGATCGTCCTGCAGTTTCAACAGTCAATCCTTTCGCTGGATGTATTGAAGTTCATTCGGTCGCGGGAGCATCTGCCGGCAAGCAGAGCTATGGTGGTTCTGGACCTGCAATCGACATCAATGTGCAGGAATTGGTTCCCCAAGATGTAGCACTCCACAGCCTGCGTCTGAAAGGAATTCGCTTGTATGCGAGTCGTTATGGATCCGGCTATGATCCGAAAAAAACGATGCTCGATATTTTAGTCACTGGCAAAGGTGCGAAAACACAATGGTCACATTCATTTCCATTCTCTCATTTTGGATACCGTGAAAAATGGATTGATCTGGTGATTCCTGATGCTCCACTTATTTCCGAATTTCTCGATCAGGGAAAACTAACATTGGGTCTTGATCCTCACGCCACGCAATTCAAAGGCGTCTATTTCCATTACATCAAAACAACAGGCGATGAGAGCGGCGCACGCGGGATTGTTCCCGGTAAACGTTACTTTGATGTACCCAACCGGAAGTGGATGATCCGTGTGTTTCTGGCGAAGTAA
- a CDS encoding HAD family hydrolase — translation MNRLGILIFVLIVILSSVVRANDPLPSWNTGPTKTSIINFVKRATTKGNPEYVSPPQRVATFDNDGTLWSEKPVYFQLQFAIDRIKALAAKHPEWKTEQPFKTILEEERKALTSLSAKDMMILLMTTHAGTTTKEFKKTVRAWLETARHPRFNRPYTELVFQPMLELLAYLRANGFKTYIVSGGGIEFLRVFAEDVYGIPPEQVIGSSIKTKFEIRKGKPVIVRLPEIDFIDDKAGKPVAINKFIGRHPVAAFGNSDGDLQMLQWTTAGHGARFALLVHHTDAKREWAYDRQSRVGHLNVALDEAKLRGWTVVDMKRDWKTIYPFQR, via the coding sequence ATGAACCGATTGGGCATCTTAATATTTGTCTTGATTGTCATATTGTCTTCAGTCGTTCGTGCCAATGACCCCCTGCCATCCTGGAACACAGGGCCGACGAAGACATCGATTATCAATTTTGTAAAGCGTGCTACCACCAAAGGTAACCCAGAGTATGTTTCCCCACCTCAGAGGGTTGCAACCTTTGACAATGATGGTACTCTCTGGTCCGAAAAGCCGGTTTACTTTCAGCTTCAATTTGCCATTGACCGTATCAAGGCACTCGCAGCAAAACATCCAGAATGGAAAACAGAGCAACCATTCAAAACAATACTCGAGGAGGAGCGGAAAGCACTCACTTCGCTCAGCGCGAAAGATATGATGATCCTGCTAATGACCACGCATGCTGGGACAACGACAAAGGAATTCAAGAAAACAGTAAGAGCCTGGCTTGAAACGGCGCGGCATCCACGCTTCAATCGGCCTTACACGGAGTTGGTTTTTCAGCCAATGCTCGAACTGCTAGCCTACCTGCGTGCAAACGGTTTCAAAACATACATTGTTTCGGGAGGCGGCATCGAATTTCTGCGCGTCTTCGCGGAAGATGTTTACGGAATCCCGCCCGAACAAGTCATAGGGAGTAGTATTAAAACAAAATTTGAAATCCGTAAAGGTAAACCTGTCATCGTCCGTTTACCCGAAATTGATTTCATCGACGACAAGGCAGGCAAACCGGTCGCGATTAATAAGTTCATTGGCCGTCACCCGGTAGCCGCTTTTGGAAATTCTGATGGTGACTTACAAATGCTACAATGGACCACAGCTGGGCACGGAGCCCGTTTTGCTTTACTTGTGCACCACACCGATGCCAAACGCGAATGGGCTTATGACCGTCAATCGCGTGTAGGGCATCTGAACGTCGCCTTGGATGAAGCCAAGCTGCGAGGCTGGACCGTGGTAGATATGAAACGAGACTGGAAAACGATTTATCCATTTCAAAGATAG
- a CDS encoding arylsulfatase, with translation MRIKLFSLSLVGVGVLLGYLAASADFNVTKAAKVQSKIPFSSRQSDSKQQSSLSDSDSTNLVYDGNTQSKLLIATNQQEVAAASTVIQQRTGKKPNILVIWGDDIGQSNISAYTKGLVGYRTPNIDRIAHEGLIFTDYYGEQSCTAGRSSFIMGQSVFRTGLSKVGLPGADLGMRIEDPTIAGLLKNHGYATGQFGKNHLGDKNEMLPTNHGFDEFLGNLYHLNAEEEPENEDYPKNPEFRKKYGPRGVIKSFSGGKIEDTGSLTKKRMETIDDETVAATLDFIERQHKANKPFFCWWNGTRMHFRTHVKKENRGISGQDEYADGMVEHDRHVGQLLKKLDDLGITDNTIVFYSTDNGPHMNTWPDAAMTPFRGEKNTNWEGGWRVPAMVRWPGKIKAGSVSNGIMHHMDWLPTFLAAAGETDVKEKLLKGHQAIGRNYKVHLDGYNFLPHLTGQEKKSPRNEIFYFSDDGDLTALRFQDWKLVFMEQRATGTLKLWANPFTPLRLPLMFNLRRDPYERSQLTSNTYYDWVIDHAYMIVPAQAYVGNFLETFKEYPPRQKAASFSLDQVMEKLKQGLGSN, from the coding sequence ATGAGAATCAAGCTCTTTTCTTTATCATTAGTGGGAGTCGGCGTGCTCCTCGGATATCTGGCTGCTAGTGCCGACTTCAATGTAACTAAGGCTGCAAAAGTACAATCCAAGATTCCTTTCAGTTCGAGGCAATCTGACTCTAAACAGCAATCATCTCTATCGGATTCTGATTCGACGAATTTAGTTTATGATGGTAACACGCAGTCTAAACTGTTAATCGCTACCAACCAGCAGGAGGTAGCCGCTGCTTCAACAGTTATCCAACAGCGAACTGGCAAAAAACCAAATATCCTGGTGATCTGGGGTGATGATATTGGCCAATCAAATATCAGCGCTTATACGAAGGGGCTGGTGGGATACCGTACGCCTAATATTGATCGCATCGCACATGAAGGTTTAATTTTTACAGACTACTATGGCGAACAAAGTTGTACGGCCGGAAGATCTTCTTTCATCATGGGCCAAAGTGTTTTTCGCACGGGGCTCAGCAAGGTTGGTTTACCGGGAGCCGATTTAGGGATGCGTATTGAAGATCCCACTATTGCTGGTCTGCTAAAGAATCATGGTTATGCAACAGGGCAGTTCGGTAAGAATCACCTGGGTGACAAAAACGAAATGTTACCTACAAATCATGGTTTTGATGAGTTCCTGGGCAATCTCTATCACTTGAATGCGGAAGAAGAACCAGAAAACGAGGACTATCCTAAGAATCCTGAGTTCCGGAAAAAATATGGTCCACGTGGCGTTATTAAATCATTCTCAGGAGGCAAAATCGAAGACACCGGCTCTCTGACCAAGAAACGGATGGAAACGATCGATGACGAAACCGTTGCCGCCACGTTAGACTTCATCGAACGACAGCATAAAGCTAATAAGCCGTTTTTCTGTTGGTGGAACGGAACACGCATGCATTTTCGTACGCATGTTAAGAAAGAAAATCGTGGCATTTCCGGGCAGGATGAATACGCTGATGGCATGGTTGAACATGACAGACACGTGGGTCAATTGCTGAAGAAACTCGATGACCTGGGAATTACCGACAATACAATCGTTTTCTACAGTACCGATAACGGACCTCACATGAATACTTGGCCTGATGCAGCCATGACCCCCTTCCGTGGCGAGAAGAATACTAACTGGGAAGGAGGTTGGCGTGTACCCGCAATGGTCCGTTGGCCTGGCAAGATCAAGGCTGGCTCAGTTTCTAACGGAATTATGCACCACATGGATTGGCTGCCAACATTTCTTGCCGCTGCCGGTGAAACGGACGTCAAAGAGAAGCTGCTAAAAGGCCATCAGGCAATCGGTCGTAATTACAAGGTTCACTTGGACGGTTATAACTTCCTGCCACATTTGACGGGACAGGAAAAGAAGTCTCCACGCAATGAGATTTTCTACTTTTCAGATGATGGAGATTTAACAGCCCTGCGTTTTCAAGACTGGAAGTTGGTCTTCATGGAACAACGTGCAACAGGAACTTTGAAATTATGGGCCAACCCCTTCACTCCCCTACGCCTGCCATTAATGTTCAACTTACGTCGTGATCCCTACGAGCGCTCACAGCTCACCTCAAATACTTACTACGATTGGGTAATCGATCACGCATACATGATCGTTCCAGCGCAGGCTTATGTCGGAAACTTTCTTGAAACATTTAAGGAATATCCGCCTCGTCAGAAGGCTGCCAGTTTCAGTCTCGATCAAGTGATGGAAAAATTGAAGCAGGGGTTAGGCAGTAACTAG
- a CDS encoding GntR family transcriptional regulator, whose translation MSRPKHQFVRDYIQNSIDSGHFVPGDQLPTDDELSERLSVSRPTIARAMRDLEQLGLIRRRVGAGTFVEAKSSESEQRLGLLIPELGNTEIFEPVCAEIARTVQPFGYSLLWGDAGVVNDSNTKEGRLAVSAERAERACKSFIDEGVTGVFFVPMVSTQQDKDADRRILDRLDEAGIAVVLLDRDVAQFPERSSYDLVTVNHLSGQLKLCEHLLKSGRKRIAYLQWPGTSDSMEQRLAGYQLALVRAGQVFNPEWVHQGDARDHEFIGQILSDYNPDAFTCENDVVAAHLMQTLNTLGVSVPDEIAVVGFDDVKYAQLLAVPLTTIRQPCAQLGEVAVRLMNSRISAPHMPARTVQLESELIVRKSCGVAAKDEPAISREIQ comes from the coding sequence ATGTCACGACCAAAACACCAATTCGTTCGGGATTACATCCAAAACTCCATTGATAGTGGACATTTTGTTCCTGGGGATCAGTTGCCAACCGATGATGAGTTGAGCGAGCGTTTATCCGTGTCGCGTCCCACGATTGCGCGAGCGATGCGTGATTTGGAACAGCTCGGATTGATCCGTCGTCGAGTTGGTGCGGGAACATTTGTAGAAGCCAAGTCATCCGAATCCGAGCAGCGACTTGGTCTTCTCATTCCAGAATTGGGTAACACTGAGATCTTCGAACCGGTTTGTGCAGAAATCGCACGTACGGTACAGCCATTTGGATATTCGCTTCTCTGGGGTGACGCTGGTGTGGTCAATGATTCTAATACAAAAGAGGGTCGGCTTGCTGTTTCTGCAGAGCGGGCCGAACGTGCTTGTAAGAGCTTCATTGATGAAGGAGTAACTGGAGTGTTCTTTGTTCCTATGGTCTCAACTCAGCAAGATAAAGACGCGGATCGAAGAATTCTTGATCGACTTGATGAAGCTGGTATTGCTGTCGTGTTACTTGATCGCGATGTGGCACAATTCCCCGAACGCAGTTCGTATGACCTGGTAACAGTGAATCACCTCAGCGGACAACTCAAACTCTGCGAGCATTTGCTCAAGTCGGGACGCAAGCGTATTGCTTATTTGCAGTGGCCGGGTACCTCTGATTCCATGGAGCAACGGCTTGCCGGATACCAGCTTGCGCTCGTGCGAGCCGGTCAAGTGTTTAATCCCGAATGGGTTCACCAGGGTGATGCCCGTGATCATGAATTCATTGGCCAGATTCTTTCAGATTACAATCCCGATGCATTTACTTGTGAAAACGATGTTGTTGCTGCCCACCTGATGCAAACTCTCAACACACTCGGTGTGAGTGTTCCAGATGAAATTGCTGTCGTGGGATTTGATGATGTGAAATATGCACAGCTACTTGCTGTCCCGCTGACAACGATTCGTCAGCCCTGTGCACAACTTGGCGAAGTGGCCGTGCGATTAATGAATTCTCGTATTTCTGCACCACACATGCCCGCACGAACGGTACAACTGGAATCCGAACTCATCGTACGAAAATCGTGCGGTGTAGCTGCGAAAGATGAGCCGGCCATATCTCGTGAAATTCAATAG
- a CDS encoding HTTM domain-containing protein, whose protein sequence is MQKQMIQQAQINSIESDAQLPRSRDWRSHLFERVDIASLVLFRIAFGAVMLWHIWEYFKLGVIKADYIDPPFHFTWYWFDWVKPLPRSGMYLLYYTMGILAACIMVGLHYRISCLLFSLLFTYCFLIDKAYYLNHYYLTCLVSLLMAFIPAHHALSIDAWMRPKLKSQTAPRWALWLMRFQIGVPYFYGGLAKLQPDWLQCQPMKIALAQRADRFPYLGQFFTEDWMVWFFNYGGLVFDLSIVPLLLWRKTRIPAFLAALFFHCMNSVMFDIGYFPWFMIFATTLFFEPNWPRRVINFFWCGLGGRTIAKSSVEPQRFCNTLTPLQRWGSALLMAYVLAQLVIPFRHYFYPGDASWTEEGHCFAWHMMLRGKYCGVRYYATDPETRQTMVIDLRPFLTTRQMGKLGKDPHMVHDLALFLRDELARDGHPKIEIRCLDLVSMNGRKPQLLVNPQMDLAKFDRTWRRAPWLVELHESLRDRAWLVPIAEWEQHLDLKQLLEGTPMSPTKRKARRSMPSGIVDDNQLSVAQGQN, encoded by the coding sequence ATGCAAAAACAAATGATTCAACAAGCACAAATCAATTCAATTGAATCAGACGCACAACTCCCTCGAAGTAGGGATTGGCGTTCGCATCTGTTTGAAAGGGTCGACATCGCATCGCTGGTTTTGTTCCGCATTGCGTTTGGCGCAGTGATGCTATGGCACATCTGGGAATACTTTAAGCTTGGAGTGATCAAGGCAGATTATATTGACCCACCGTTCCACTTTACCTGGTATTGGTTTGATTGGGTCAAGCCGTTACCCAGGTCAGGCATGTACTTGCTCTATTATACGATGGGTATCTTGGCAGCTTGCATTATGGTTGGATTACACTACCGAATCAGTTGCCTCCTGTTTTCGTTGCTATTCACATATTGCTTCCTGATTGATAAGGCTTATTATCTCAACCACTATTACCTCACGTGTCTGGTCAGCCTGTTAATGGCATTTATTCCAGCTCATCATGCACTATCTATTGATGCATGGATGCGACCAAAGCTTAAGTCACAAACTGCACCTCGGTGGGCGCTTTGGTTAATGCGATTCCAAATTGGGGTTCCGTACTTTTATGGTGGTCTGGCAAAACTGCAGCCGGACTGGTTACAGTGCCAGCCTATGAAGATTGCACTCGCGCAGCGTGCTGATCGGTTTCCTTACCTTGGTCAATTCTTCACCGAAGACTGGATGGTCTGGTTTTTCAACTATGGTGGATTGGTCTTCGATTTATCGATCGTGCCCCTCCTCTTATGGCGGAAGACACGAATACCAGCATTTCTGGCTGCTCTATTCTTTCACTGCATGAACTCTGTCATGTTTGATATCGGGTACTTCCCGTGGTTTATGATTTTTGCAACCACTCTATTCTTTGAACCAAACTGGCCTCGTCGTGTGATCAACTTTTTCTGGTGCGGTCTGGGAGGGCGTACTATCGCAAAGAGTTCTGTAGAGCCACAGAGATTCTGTAACACATTAACACCGCTACAGCGTTGGGGCTCTGCCTTACTGATGGCTTACGTTCTTGCGCAACTAGTTATTCCATTTCGTCACTACTTCTACCCAGGCGACGCAAGTTGGACAGAAGAAGGACACTGCTTTGCCTGGCATATGATGTTGCGCGGCAAGTATTGTGGGGTTCGCTACTACGCAACTGATCCAGAGACACGGCAAACGATGGTAATTGATCTACGGCCGTTTCTGACAACCCGTCAGATGGGTAAGCTGGGAAAAGATCCTCATATGGTTCATGACCTGGCACTCTTCCTCAGGGATGAGTTAGCACGGGACGGACATCCCAAGATAGAGATCCGTTGCTTAGATTTGGTTTCAATGAATGGGCGTAAACCACAGTTGCTCGTTAATCCCCAGATGGATCTAGCTAAATTCGATCGAACCTGGCGCCGTGCACCGTGGTTGGTAGAACTTCACGAATCTCTACGAGATCGGGCATGGCTCGTTCCAATTGCTGAATGGGAGCAGCATCTGGATTTGAAGCAGCTTCTTGAGGGAACACCTATGTCACCGACAAAGAGGAAGGCGCGCCGAAGTATGCCATCTGGAATTGTTGACGACAATCAGCTCAGTGTGGCACAAGGACAAAATTAA